The Paenibacillus sp. FSL R7-0204 genome includes a region encoding these proteins:
- a CDS encoding glycosyltransferase family 2 protein — protein sequence MHDLSIVIPTRNRISDLTVCIESIGAQTGLENVSIELLIVDDGEIEERVLEYFREVLGRLPDASLRYYRKTKPGVWLSRYEALGLIDGEILLSFDDDAELDDPLYIRRMLDTYASDPSIVGVGGIAKGLSSSKSGKLLGRLTCQMSGSPGRLSASTLAGSLLLWGETENIFETDFFHGCNMSFRSSALQDMKPYPWMTSYAVADDIYMCHLASRYGKLVINPELKIMHHESPSSRDKAGRVARATAVNHYYLLNLRKAPVKNYAALLWTLTYLTAKATLKRNFNAVSGYTSGILFVLNPRKNKYREFMLD from the coding sequence ATGCATGACCTGTCTATAGTCATTCCCACGCGTAACCGGATCAGCGATCTGACCGTCTGTATTGAATCCATCGGCGCGCAGACCGGGCTGGAGAATGTCTCCATCGAACTGCTGATCGTGGACGACGGTGAGATCGAAGAACGGGTGCTGGAGTATTTCCGTGAGGTGCTCGGGCGCCTTCCGGATGCCAGCCTGCGTTATTACCGCAAAACCAAGCCCGGCGTCTGGCTCTCCCGCTACGAGGCCCTCGGGCTCATCGACGGGGAGATTCTGCTCAGCTTCGATGACGATGCGGAGCTGGACGATCCGCTCTATATCCGCCGGATGCTCGACACCTACGCCTCAGATCCGTCCATTGTTGGGGTCGGCGGAATCGCCAAGGGTCTCTCCAGCAGCAAGTCGGGCAAGCTGCTCGGCAGGCTGACCTGTCAAATGTCGGGTTCGCCAGGCAGACTGTCGGCAAGTACACTGGCCGGGTCTCTTCTCTTATGGGGGGAGACGGAGAATATTTTTGAGACGGACTTCTTCCATGGCTGCAATATGTCCTTCCGCAGTTCGGCGCTGCAGGATATGAAGCCGTACCCCTGGATGACCAGCTATGCAGTGGCGGACGATATCTATATGTGCCATCTGGCGAGCAGATACGGCAAGCTGGTGATTAACCCGGAGCTGAAAATCATGCATCATGAATCGCCCAGCTCGCGCGACAAGGCAGGCCGGGTCGCCCGGGCGACCGCAGTCAATCATTATTATCTGCTGAATCTGCGCAAAGCACCCGTGAAGAATTATGCAGCCCTGCTCTGGACACTCACCTATCTGACGGCAAAAGCCACCCTGAAACGGAATTTTAATGCCGTCTCAGGCTACACCAGCGGCATTCTGTTCGTGCTTAATCCCCGCAAGAATAAATACAGGGAATTCATGCTGGACTAG
- a CDS encoding SGNH/GDSL hydrolase family protein, whose product MEKYSSGTGLGGQEGPAAPQDPVERRDGFFVMFETAVEATALAEGMPSQEVHLEGNYLIDKAKYIGGVTDEQMLAMLRDWTGFRKLVHSIGVSVKTAEEGAAVTFLMQNWGRTSKYETGTQLRVPCPGDGTEIIVKLEEHEWSEEDVAPGKYAFEFSKEGELATASIVLYLNDGYTVPELTAEPPVDFESPAYRAMIAKSQLHAGNNRRLKRAMDKAASGEDVTIAYIGGSITQGAGAKPIHTECYAYQSYLRFKELFSKDGGENIHFIKAGVGGTPSELGMIRYERDVLRNGAAAPDIVVVEFAVNDEGDETKGNCFESLCLKILSAESQPAVILLFSVFVNDWNLQDRLSPVGRRYNLPMVSVKDAVTEQFRLSKAEGNIISKRQFFYDIYHPTNDGHRVMADSLGYLFSETARAGMDEEGEDTLTGAPVLGKDFARVRLLDRISDLGSAGTAIAIEAGGFERTDEELQQVEMDANPFGTPQFPHNWMHTAASGEDRFRLTITSKNLILVFKDSGSPDVGKAEIYVDGKLVLTADPHVNSWTHCNAVILYKNEQSEEHVVEIRMAPEDQEKCFTILGFGYTV is encoded by the coding sequence ATGGAAAAGTATAGCAGCGGTACCGGGCTTGGCGGGCAGGAGGGTCCGGCGGCACCCCAAGATCCAGTGGAGCGCCGTGACGGCTTCTTCGTTATGTTCGAGACGGCGGTTGAGGCAACCGCCCTGGCGGAGGGCATGCCCTCGCAGGAGGTCCATCTGGAAGGCAATTATCTGATCGATAAGGCCAAATACATAGGCGGGGTTACGGATGAGCAGATGCTGGCGATGCTTAGAGACTGGACCGGCTTCCGCAAGCTGGTGCACAGCATTGGAGTGTCTGTGAAGACGGCGGAGGAAGGGGCTGCGGTCACTTTTCTCATGCAGAACTGGGGCAGAACCAGCAAGTATGAGACCGGTACGCAGCTGCGGGTCCCTTGTCCTGGGGATGGTACAGAAATCATAGTGAAACTGGAGGAGCACGAGTGGTCTGAGGAGGATGTGGCTCCCGGCAAATACGCCTTTGAATTCAGTAAGGAGGGGGAACTGGCGACAGCGAGTATCGTTCTCTACCTGAATGACGGGTACACGGTGCCTGAGCTGACAGCGGAACCTCCCGTAGACTTCGAGTCGCCTGCTTACCGTGCGATGATTGCGAAGTCCCAGCTGCATGCGGGCAATAACCGGCGGCTGAAGCGAGCTATGGACAAGGCAGCAAGCGGCGAGGATGTAACGATTGCTTATATTGGCGGGTCCATCACACAGGGTGCAGGAGCCAAGCCGATCCATACAGAATGCTATGCTTATCAGTCGTACTTGAGGTTTAAGGAGCTATTCAGCAAGGACGGAGGAGAGAACATTCATTTCATCAAGGCCGGGGTTGGCGGGACGCCCTCCGAGCTGGGGATGATCCGCTATGAGCGGGATGTGCTGAGGAATGGCGCAGCCGCTCCTGACATCGTAGTGGTGGAATTTGCTGTGAATGATGAAGGAGACGAGACGAAGGGTAACTGCTTCGAGAGTCTCTGTCTCAAAATCCTGTCTGCCGAAAGCCAGCCTGCCGTCATCCTGCTGTTCAGTGTGTTCGTGAACGACTGGAACCTGCAGGACCGCCTCTCCCCGGTAGGCAGACGCTATAACCTCCCGATGGTCAGTGTCAAAGATGCAGTAACAGAGCAGTTCCGGCTGAGCAAGGCCGAAGGAAATATCATCTCCAAGCGGCAATTCTTCTACGATATCTATCACCCTACGAATGATGGGCACCGCGTAATGGCGGACTCCCTGGGCTACCTGTTCTCCGAAACCGCCCGGGCGGGGATGGATGAAGAGGGGGAGGATACGCTGACGGGAGCGCCTGTGCTCGGCAAAGATTTTGCCCGGGTCCGGCTGTTGGACCGCATAAGTGATCTGGGCAGCGCAGGTACTGCGATTGCTATTGAAGCAGGAGGCTTCGAACGTACGGATGAGGAGCTGCAGCAGGTGGAGATGGATGCCAACCCGTTCGGCACTCCGCAATTTCCGCATAACTGGATGCACACGGCTGCGTCCGGTGAGGATCGCTTCAGGCTGACAATCACCAGCAAGAATCTGATCCTGGTCTTCAAGGATTCGGGCAGCCCGGATGTGGGCAAGGCGGAGATCTATGTGGACGGCAAGCTGGTTCTGACGGCAGATCCGCATGTGAATAGCTGGACGCACTGCAATGCTGTGATTCTGTATAAGAATGAGCAGAGCGAGGAGCATGTGGTGGAGATCCGGATGGCGCCGGAGGATCAGGAGAAGTGCTTCACCATCCTGGGCTTTGGCTATACGGTTTAA
- a CDS encoding TetR/AcrR family transcriptional regulator, which translates to MSIDRKALILQAATLSFVQFGYKATTMDQVSRIANVGKGTIYTFFKTKEDLFEEILDKATSELTSVMSRVAAQQTSFVHKLLHLLDSILEFRLDHELFVKLAQEVRDIGTAQALEGVKRMEGYALDFLRQQIEEAIGNGEVKACDASVAAFMILRMYLALTTEWNKSHEPLDQDKIKEHMILFISTGMLQ; encoded by the coding sequence ATGTCTATTGACCGTAAAGCGTTAATCCTGCAGGCAGCAACCCTGTCCTTTGTACAATTCGGCTATAAAGCTACAACGATGGATCAGGTATCCAGAATCGCCAATGTAGGCAAGGGCACGATCTATACCTTTTTCAAAACCAAGGAAGATCTGTTCGAGGAAATTCTGGACAAGGCCACATCTGAATTAACATCGGTGATGAGCCGTGTGGCTGCGCAGCAAACTTCTTTCGTCCATAAACTGCTTCATCTGCTGGACTCCATTCTGGAATTCCGCCTGGACCATGAGCTGTTCGTGAAGCTGGCCCAGGAGGTACGGGATATCGGTACGGCCCAGGCGCTCGAAGGCGTGAAGCGGATGGAGGGCTATGCGCTGGACTTCCTGCGGCAGCAGATCGAGGAGGCCATCGGGAACGGAGAAGTGAAGGCCTGCGATGCCAGTGTGGCGGCGTTTATGATTCTGCGGATGTATCTGGCGCTGACTACGGAATGGAACAAATCCCATGAGCCGCTGGATCAGGACAAGATCAAAGAGCATATGATTCTGTTCATCTCCACCGGAATGCTGCAATAG
- a CDS encoding TetR-like C-terminal domain-containing protein: MSNSLLTKNALARSLKDLMTHLPLNKISVRHLVEDCGVNRQTFYYHFQDIYDLLGWIYKTEAVESIAEYRSYSTWTDGFYRIFCYIENNKAFCCNTLDSLGRRHLDAYLYEVTSDLVMGVINELAAGLDVGTPDKQFIANFYTLAFTGLVIQWMQDGMKEPPGPMIEKLSVLIEGNFLKALHKYENILS; the protein is encoded by the coding sequence ATGTCCAATTCCCTGCTGACCAAAAATGCGCTCGCCCGCTCGCTCAAGGACCTGATGACCCATCTTCCGCTGAACAAAATCTCCGTCCGGCATCTGGTCGAGGATTGCGGCGTGAACCGGCAGACCTTTTATTATCATTTTCAGGATATCTATGATTTGCTGGGCTGGATCTACAAGACTGAGGCTGTCGAGAGCATTGCCGAGTACCGCAGCTACAGCACGTGGACCGACGGATTCTACCGGATATTCTGCTATATCGAGAACAATAAGGCGTTCTGCTGCAACACCTTGGACTCCCTCGGGCGGAGGCATCTGGATGCGTATCTGTACGAGGTGACGAGTGATCTCGTCATGGGCGTCATCAACGAGCTGGCCGCCGGGCTGGATGTCGGGACGCCGGATAAGCAGTTCATCGCCAACTTTTACACACTGGCCTTCACCGGACTGGTCATTCAGTGGATGCAGGACGGGATGAAGGAGCCTCCGGGGCCGATGATTGAGAAGCTGAGCGTCCTGATTGAAGGGAACTTCCTAAAGGCGCTGCATAAATATGAGAACATTTTGTCGTAA
- a CDS encoding Ger(x)C family spore germination protein encodes MNIQLPRTLVLLLLLTIAAPLLSGCWDQVEIEDRALVLGLSIDKIPADDTQKEDLVTHIHDNSLPTEMISVTAQIAVPGRVPLGPGTGGSAGEGKTSPVWVVSVRGISLDDAMNNLQQQIADPRYLVHLRIIIISEEIARGSLAELNDYLRRNPEIRRRTWLLVSEGRASAFMDVNPPLQRVPTLYILSMMEKSVSSGKFPRDYIGTFWSADSKWGQSAYLPYVALRNRDNILIKGLAYFSGGRMAGKTAPIEIGGFMAMQGMDPGGYSTLLRTQELGIVMTKINERFTRTRSYIKDGKPYLAYDIFLEGDLDEHYSSDVPVNSPQKLHEIEQDFQQQIQKVLHGLVKQTQQDHSDIFGMGEQIRSHHPAYWREHIHGKNDWESLYSSVDVEIRLTLHIRRVSLKHD; translated from the coding sequence ATGAATATACAGCTTCCGCGCACGCTCGTCCTGCTCCTGCTGCTCACTATAGCCGCCCCGCTGCTCAGCGGATGCTGGGATCAGGTGGAGATTGAGGACCGCGCGCTGGTTCTCGGCCTATCCATTGACAAGATCCCTGCAGACGATACGCAAAAAGAAGACTTGGTGACTCACATCCATGATAACTCTCTGCCTACGGAGATGATCAGTGTCACCGCCCAGATTGCCGTCCCGGGCAGAGTCCCGCTGGGCCCCGGCACCGGCGGCAGCGCAGGGGAAGGCAAGACCAGTCCTGTCTGGGTAGTCAGCGTGCGCGGCATCTCGCTCGATGACGCCATGAATAATCTGCAGCAGCAGATTGCCGACCCGCGTTATCTGGTTCACCTGCGGATCATCATCATCAGCGAGGAGATTGCCCGGGGCAGCCTTGCCGAGCTGAATGATTATCTGCGGCGCAACCCGGAAATCCGGCGCAGAACCTGGCTGCTCGTCTCCGAGGGCCGCGCGTCCGCCTTCATGGATGTGAACCCGCCGCTGCAGCGTGTGCCTACTCTTTATATTTTGTCCATGATGGAGAAGTCCGTCTCCTCCGGCAAGTTCCCCCGGGATTATATCGGCACATTCTGGTCAGCAGATTCCAAATGGGGACAAAGCGCCTATCTGCCTTATGTCGCACTGCGCAACAGGGACAATATTCTGATCAAAGGGCTGGCTTATTTCAGCGGCGGCCGGATGGCGGGCAAAACTGCCCCGATCGAGATCGGCGGATTCATGGCGATGCAGGGGATGGACCCCGGCGGCTATTCCACTCTGCTCCGCACGCAGGAGCTCGGGATTGTCATGACCAAGATCAATGAACGCTTCACCCGCACCCGGAGCTACATCAAGGACGGCAAACCCTATTTGGCCTATGACATCTTCCTGGAGGGGGATTTGGATGAGCATTACAGCAGTGATGTCCCCGTCAATTCCCCGCAGAAGCTGCATGAGATCGAACAGGATTTCCAGCAGCAGATTCAGAAGGTGCTGCACGGGCTGGTGAAGCAGACCCAGCAGGACCACTCTGATATTTTTGGCATGGGTGAACAGATCAGAAGCCATCATCCCGCCTACTGGAGGGAACACATCCACGGCAAAAACGACTGGGAGAGCCTGTACAGCAGTGTTGATGTAGAGATCAGACTGACCCTGCATATCCGCAGAGTGAGCCTCAAGCATGATTAA
- a CDS encoding DsbA family oxidoreductase — MRIDIWSDYACPFCYIGKRRLEHALSQFPGRDQVEVVFRSFQLDPNARTDETRDIHELLAGKYGMTRDKAKEMNAQLAEQAQGVGLEFNFDTIQSTNTFDAHRLSHYAATQGKAPQMTERLLRAYFTDSLNLGDRKVLAELAAEAGLDQAEVAAVLDSEAYGDRVQADIEAARQLNITGVPFFVFNNKYAVSGAQPGPVFTEVLDTVWAEEQKGPELQVVGQPKSGAAPSADGCDDGSCSI; from the coding sequence ATGAGAATAGATATATGGTCTGATTATGCCTGCCCGTTCTGCTATATCGGCAAAAGACGGCTGGAGCACGCGCTGAGCCAGTTCCCCGGCCGTGACCAGGTGGAGGTCGTGTTCCGCAGCTTCCAGCTGGACCCGAATGCACGCACCGATGAGACGAGAGACATCCATGAGCTGCTGGCCGGTAAATACGGCATGACCCGTGACAAGGCCAAGGAGATGAACGCACAGCTGGCCGAACAGGCGCAGGGTGTGGGTCTGGAGTTCAATTTCGATACGATTCAGTCCACGAATACCTTTGACGCTCACCGTTTAAGCCATTATGCCGCTACTCAGGGCAAGGCGCCACAGATGACCGAACGGCTGCTGCGCGCGTACTTCACCGATTCGCTGAATCTGGGTGACCGTAAAGTGCTGGCTGAGCTGGCTGCGGAGGCCGGACTGGATCAGGCTGAAGTGGCTGCGGTGCTCGACAGTGAGGCTTACGGCGACCGGGTCCAGGCTGACATTGAAGCTGCCCGGCAGCTGAACATCACCGGCGTTCCATTCTTCGTCTTCAATAATAAGTACGCAGTATCCGGCGCACAGCCGGGTCCGGTCTTTACTGAAGTGCTGGATACGGTATGGGCGGAGGAACAGAAGGGCCCAGAGCTTCAGGTGGTCGGTCAGCCAAAGTCCGGGGCTGCACCGTCTGCTGACGGCTGCGATGACGGTTCTTGCAGCATCTAA
- a CDS encoding GerAB/ArcD/ProY family transporter: MNNPRQITTLRAAAVISSTIIGVGILSFPRYMTEAGNSSAPLVAFCGVLFSFISYWLLASLCQRFPQETLFVFSRRLIGRPLAAIFTVVIMLLFIILTGLTVRQFGDVATTVLYKKTPIEATIFLMLLISLLSSRRNVVKFSYIHFFYLPLIVGSILVTILLSLKNVEMLNLQPVLMAPSLQFWKGAQEATYLFQSSFVIVLLIPFMEKPGHAVRAGAWAIFLSGAIYVLIVIASVGIFGAEETKLLIYPTLEMARSAAFGEGFLERLDAIFIIIWVISVYTTIYTTYYISAYLLHKLLRFRDQRMASTVLLPVMFILAMLPSNVFESYRWALHLGNAGMMLMFGYPLLLWTVYLLRRHRKKVTS, encoded by the coding sequence ATGAATAATCCGCGCCAGATTACGACTCTGCGCGCAGCAGCCGTGATCAGCAGCACCATTATCGGAGTAGGCATCCTCAGCTTCCCGCGCTACATGACCGAAGCAGGTAACAGCAGCGCTCCCCTTGTTGCATTCTGCGGCGTACTTTTCTCCTTCATCAGCTACTGGCTGCTGGCCTCCCTCTGCCAAAGGTTTCCGCAGGAGACCCTGTTTGTGTTCAGCCGCCGCCTGATCGGACGCCCGCTTGCTGCTATTTTCACTGTGGTGATTATGCTGCTGTTCATTATACTCACCGGCCTCACTGTACGCCAGTTCGGGGATGTCGCCACAACCGTGCTTTACAAAAAAACACCGATCGAAGCAACCATCTTCCTGATGCTGCTTATCAGTCTGCTGTCCTCCAGGCGCAACGTTGTGAAGTTCTCCTATATCCACTTTTTCTATCTGCCGCTGATTGTAGGCTCTATTCTGGTCACCATTCTGCTCTCGCTCAAAAATGTGGAGATGCTCAATCTGCAGCCTGTCCTGATGGCTCCCAGCCTCCAGTTCTGGAAAGGAGCGCAGGAGGCCACCTATCTGTTCCAGAGCTCCTTCGTCATCGTGCTGCTGATTCCATTCATGGAGAAGCCCGGGCATGCGGTTCGTGCAGGGGCCTGGGCCATCTTCCTGTCGGGTGCAATCTACGTGCTGATCGTCATTGCCTCTGTAGGGATATTCGGTGCCGAGGAGACCAAGCTGCTGATCTACCCTACCTTGGAGATGGCCCGTTCGGCGGCCTTTGGCGAAGGATTCCTGGAGCGGCTGGATGCTATCTTCATTATTATCTGGGTCATCTCTGTCTACACGACGATCTACACTACTTATTACATATCTGCCTATCTGCTGCACAAGCTGCTGCGATTCCGTGATCAGCGGATGGCCTCCACGGTCCTGCTGCCGGTGATGTTCATCCTGGCCATGCTGCCCTCCAATGTGTTCGAATCTTACCGGTGGGCCCTTCACCTCGGCAATGCCGGCATGATGCTGATGTTCGGCTATCCTCTGCTGTTATGGACGGTCTATCTGCTCAGACGCCACAGGAAGAAGGTGACCTCATGA
- a CDS encoding oleate hydratase, with the protein MKKEYGNEQVYFVGGGIASLAGAAYLVRDCNFPGQKIHIIEEMKILGGSNDGAGDAEHGYVIRGGRMLNDETYENLWELLSTIPSIDQPGMTLREEIVQFDESNPTRGQARLINSKGEVQDVTSMGFDMADRLALGKLVITPEPALGTLRINDWFGPHFFTTNFWYMWATTFAFQPWHSAVEFKRYMLRFMHEFPRIQTLEGVTRTPYNQYDSIILPLHQYLEPLGVDFTLKCTVTDLEFKDGDGITVTAMKVIRDGVEDTIQVHEGDRVIVTNGSMTEGSSLGSMTSAPGINGKGSSWKLWETIAVKKPGLGNPSSFDDHVDESKWESFTVTFQDSKFFDLMEKFTRNRAGTGALVTFKDSSWFMSVVLAFQPHFRNQPEHVRVFWGYGLYPDKVGDYVHKKMSDCTGEEIMEELIGHLHFEAHKEEIMATANCIPCMMPYITSQFMPRLNSDRPRVVPEGSTNLAFIGQYCEIPDDIVFTEEYSVRAARIAVYTLFGLNRPVEPINAYQNDVRTLFSSLVTSFR; encoded by the coding sequence GTGAAAAAAGAGTACGGTAACGAGCAGGTATATTTCGTAGGCGGCGGCATTGCATCCCTTGCGGGTGCGGCCTATCTGGTTAGAGACTGCAATTTTCCCGGACAGAAAATTCACATTATTGAAGAGATGAAGATCCTTGGCGGCAGCAATGACGGTGCCGGCGATGCAGAGCATGGCTATGTCATTCGCGGCGGCCGGATGCTGAACGATGAGACCTATGAGAACCTGTGGGAGCTATTAAGTACCATTCCGTCCATTGACCAGCCGGGTATGACGCTGCGGGAAGAAATCGTTCAATTCGACGAGTCCAATCCGACCCGCGGCCAGGCACGGCTGATCAACAGCAAGGGGGAGGTTCAGGATGTCACCTCCATGGGCTTCGATATGGCAGACCGCCTGGCCCTGGGCAAGCTGGTCATTACGCCGGAGCCGGCCCTGGGCACCTTGCGGATTAACGACTGGTTCGGACCGCATTTCTTCACGACGAACTTCTGGTACATGTGGGCAACCACCTTTGCTTTCCAGCCTTGGCATAGTGCGGTTGAGTTCAAGCGTTATATGCTCCGCTTCATGCACGAGTTCCCTAGAATTCAAACACTTGAAGGCGTAACCCGTACCCCATATAACCAATATGATTCCATCATTCTGCCGCTGCATCAGTATTTGGAGCCGCTGGGCGTAGATTTCACCTTGAAATGTACAGTAACCGATCTCGAATTCAAAGATGGCGATGGCATTACTGTAACAGCGATGAAGGTCATCCGCGATGGCGTGGAGGACACGATCCAGGTTCATGAAGGCGACCGCGTGATTGTGACGAACGGCTCGATGACTGAAGGCTCCAGCCTCGGCTCGATGACCTCTGCTCCCGGGATCAACGGTAAGGGCAGCTCATGGAAGCTGTGGGAGACGATCGCCGTGAAAAAGCCGGGGCTCGGCAATCCTTCTTCCTTCGACGATCATGTGGACGAATCCAAATGGGAATCCTTCACGGTGACCTTCCAGGACTCGAAGTTCTTCGACCTTATGGAGAAGTTCACCCGCAACCGGGCCGGAACCGGCGCGCTCGTTACCTTCAAGGATTCCAGCTGGTTCATGTCTGTCGTGCTGGCCTTCCAGCCGCATTTCCGCAACCAGCCGGAGCATGTCAGGGTCTTCTGGGGATATGGCCTGTACCCGGACAAGGTCGGCGATTATGTACACAAAAAAATGAGCGACTGTACCGGCGAGGAGATTATGGAGGAGCTGATCGGACATCTGCACTTCGAGGCGCATAAGGAAGAGATCATGGCTACAGCCAACTGTATTCCCTGCATGATGCCGTACATCACCTCCCAGTTCATGCCGCGCCTGAACAGTGACCGGCCGCGGGTGGTGCCTGAAGGCTCAACTAACCTGGCCTTTATCGGCCAATACTGCGAGATCCCGGACGATATCGTGTTCACGGAAGAGTATTCAGTCCGTGCCGCCCGCATCGCCGTCTACACCCTGTTCGGCCTGAACCGTCCGGTAGAGCCGATCAATGCGTACCAGAACGATGTCCGCACACTGTTCTCCAGTCTGGTGACCTCGTTCCGGTAA
- a CDS encoding RluA family pseudouridine synthase, with the protein MNTRRTRNQGNRTSNHKQGARSGAPAKPAAAPKSYTVAEPAELLAFLLKTITNKGRNSIKSMLSRGQVAVNGKPVTKHNHQLHPGQTVTIDQEKPAEAKEMLGLTIVHEDDDIIVIQKDAGLLSIATGEDNELTAYRQLMEHVRLSNPKNRVYVVHRLDRDTSGVMMFARSEAIQQSLQNSWKETVKERSYVALVEGAVKRSEGTISSWLKETSTLKMYSSPHEGDGLHAVTRYKLIQANRHFSLLEVHLETGRKNQIRVHMSDIGHPIAGDKKYGAETKAVGRLGLHARVLSFVHPTTGEILTFESAIPKTFLKYTAPAPTN; encoded by the coding sequence ATGAATACAAGAAGAACCAGAAATCAGGGGAACAGAACCTCTAACCATAAACAGGGAGCAAGATCCGGAGCTCCGGCCAAGCCGGCAGCTGCACCCAAATCCTATACGGTAGCGGAGCCTGCGGAGCTGCTTGCTTTTCTTCTGAAGACGATTACGAATAAGGGACGCAACTCGATCAAATCCATGCTCTCCCGCGGGCAGGTTGCTGTGAACGGCAAGCCGGTGACGAAGCATAACCATCAGCTCCATCCCGGACAGACCGTAACGATTGATCAGGAGAAGCCTGCCGAAGCCAAGGAGATGCTGGGACTGACTATTGTCCATGAAGATGACGATATTATCGTGATTCAGAAGGATGCGGGGCTCCTGTCCATCGCTACCGGAGAAGACAATGAACTGACGGCTTACCGCCAGCTGATGGAACATGTCCGCCTGAGCAATCCGAAGAACCGCGTCTATGTGGTACACCGTCTGGACCGTGATACCTCGGGCGTCATGATGTTTGCCCGCAGCGAGGCGATTCAGCAGTCCCTCCAGAACAGCTGGAAGGAGACCGTCAAGGAACGTTCCTACGTGGCTCTGGTGGAAGGCGCCGTTAAGAGATCCGAAGGCACGATCAGCTCCTGGCTGAAGGAGACCTCCACGCTGAAGATGTACTCCAGTCCGCATGAGGGAGACGGGCTGCATGCCGTAACCCGCTATAAGCTGATCCAGGCGAACCGCCACTTCTCCCTGCTGGAAGTGCATTTGGAGACCGGACGGAAGAATCAGATCCGTGTTCACATGTCCGACATCGGACATCCGATTGCCGGGGACAAGAAGTACGGCGCTGAGACCAAGGCAGTCGGCCGTCTCGGGCTGCATGCCCGCGTGCTCTCGTTTGTTCATCCAACCACCGGTGAAATCCTGACGTTTGAGAGTGCGATTCCGAAGACTTTTCTGAAATACACGGCACCGGCACCTACGAACTAA
- a CDS encoding CLC_0170 family protein yields MIRLLGSLAGMLLFSALLLLVVDIRIYSNRRWHREKKYAKVIAWSYILLSLMICIGLLLYI; encoded by the coding sequence ATGATCCGATTGCTGGGAAGCCTAGCCGGGATGCTGTTGTTCTCGGCCTTGCTCCTACTGGTTGTAGATATCCGAATTTACAGTAACCGGCGCTGGCACCGGGAGAAAAAGTACGCAAAGGTCATAGCCTGGAGCTATATCCTGCTCTCTCTGATGATCTGTATCGGCCTGCTCCTCTATATCTAG